The following coding sequences are from one Ammospiza caudacuta isolate bAmmCau1 chromosome 10, bAmmCau1.pri, whole genome shotgun sequence window:
- the FSD2 gene encoding fibronectin type III and SPRY domain-containing protein 2 — protein MSSRSGSTRDYGTSGQRHHSASPPAPEPSDTETEGLIFYHMDLYGSKERFDIFPEEPSGRGDRSLGDTRRESAPSSEKVQRPQEVGYDLEKEVAELAKMYGLDEDREKELELLGGHLEKVESRWPPARTEKAGLQGSLYNRSKSSSSVKDPSQSTKQQGLPDEASQGENQNKARADDEAESSTWSRGGLSSGGMSDEWNSQAVSEEEVEEEEEEEEEEAADVFCSTCKIPIRAFDKLFGEHKDHEVAQLPSAVESEKEEIHKNMCKLEEQIAQMENVASHLEEIFITVEENFGRQEQNFEVHYNDAVQVLAQKYEEQLEALGEEKRQKLEALYEQLVSCGKHLDTCKELTDETQELFLENDKAEFMKAAVTMVDRLEEFLKQEVNLELSTLPDFEERAIDVSEVEQLMNSINAIPAPCAPVINPQAPNAATGTSLRICWGLFSDDTVECYQLCYQPVSNERHRDGQAEHTLKVKETYCTITDLLPNTQYEFWVSALNASGISPPSERAVYVTAPSPPIIKNKKIQSCENAALVFWESRDINPVDSYTVELSKLTDEENDDIITESIVGIPNCEVLIHLQPTQKYHICVRAQNLGGSSERSEPVLIHTTGTCFYLNEDTAHPLLAILDDGFTISCDELENPECDLPVYDNSFTRCIAILGSLIPFPGKHYWEVEVEEDTEYRVGVAFENTPRHGHLGANNSSWCMRHIITPSRHKYEFLHSGMTPDIRITVPPRRIGILLDYENCRLSFFNADIAQHLHTFNSHFQHYVHPCFALETPGILRIHTGITTPLWTALP, from the exons ATGTCATCCAGATCTGGCAGCACGAGAGACTATGGGACTAGCGGCCAACGACATCACTCAGCTTCCCCACCAGCCCCAGAGCCTAGTGACACTGAGACTGAAGGTCTGATCTTCTATCACATGGATCTTTATGGATCAAAGGAGAGGTTTGATATCTTTCCTGAAGAGCCCTCTGGTCGAGGAGACAGATCTCTGGGGGATACGAGAAGGGAATCTGCACCGAGTAGTGAAAAAGTTCAGCGCCCACAAGAAGTTGGTTATGACTTGGAAAAGGAGGTTGCAGAGTTGGCTAAGATGTATGGACTTGATGAGGATAGAGAAAAAGAGCTTGAGCTTCTTGGAGGACATCTGGAGAAGGTGGAGAGCAGATGGCCACCAGCTCGCACAGAAAAAGCAGGATTACAAGGTTCCTTATATAACAGGTCAAAAAGCAGCTCTTCAGTGAAAGATCCAAGCCAAAGCACAAAGCAGCAAGGACTTCCTGATGAGGCTTCTCAAGGTGAAAATCAGAACAAAGCCAGAGCAGATGATgaggctgagagcagcacaTGGTCCAGAGGGGGGCTAAGCAGTGGTGGCATGTCAGATGAGTGGAACAGTCAGGCTGTCAGTGAGGAGGAGgtagaggaggaggaggaggaagaagaggaggaagcagcagatGTTTTTTGTTCCACCTGCAAGATACCAATCCGAGCTTTTGACAAACTGTTTGGTGAACACAAGGATCATGAGGTTGCTCAGCTCCCCAGTGCTGTGGAAAGTGAAAAG GAGGAGATCCATAAAAACATGTGCAAGTTGGAAGAGCAGATTGCTCAGATGGAAAATGTTGCCAGCCATTTGGAGGAAATCTTCATCACTGTAGAG GAAAATTttgggaggcaggagcagaactTTGAGGTGCATTACAATGATGCAGTGCAAGTGCTTGCTCAGAagtatgaggagcagctggaagcactgggagaagagaagaggCAGAAGCTGGAAGCTCTGTATGAGCAGCTGGTCAGCTGTGGGAAACATCTTGACACCTGCAAGGAGCTGACAGATGAAACCCAGGagcttttcctggaaaatgaCAAAGCTGAATTTATGAAG GCAGCAGTAACCATGGTTGACAG GCTGGAAGAATTCTTAAAGCAAGAGGTGAATTTAGAGCTTTCAACACTGCCAGACTTTGAAGAGCGGGCCATAGATGTCTCTGAAGTTGAACAACTAATGAACTCCATTAATGCTATTCCAG ctccttgtgCCCCTGTGATCAACCCCCAGGCTCCCAATGCAGCAACTGGCACTTCACTGAGAATTTGCTGGGGCCTCTTCTCAGATGACACTGTGGAGTGCTACCAGCTGTGCTACCAACCTGTGAGCAATGagaggcacagggatgggcaagCAG AGCACACACTAAAAGTGAAGGAAACATACTGCACCATTACTGATCTGTTGCCAAATACACAGTATGAATTTTGGGTCAGTGCTTTAAATGCCTCTGGAATCAGTCCACCAAGTGAAAGAGCAGTTTATGTAAcag cTCCTTCACCACCTAtcataaagaataaaaagatCCAAAGCTGTGAAAATGCAGCACTGGTGTTCTGGGAATCCAGAGACATTAACCCTGTGGATTCCTACACAGTTGAATTGTCCAAGCTGACAGATGAAGAAAATGATGATATTATTACTGA ATCTATTGTTGGGATCCCTAACTGTGAAGTCCTAATTCACCTCCAGCCAACACAAAAGTATCACATCTGTGTCAGAGCCCAAAACCTGGGTGGCTCCAGTGAAAGAAGTGAACCTGTCCTGATACACACCACAG GCACCTGCTTCTACCTTAATGAGGACACAGCCCATCCTTTACTGGCAATTCTAGATGATGGATTTACCATTTCATGTGATGAACTGGAAAACCCAGAGTGTGATCTGCCTGTCTATGATAACAGCTTTACAAG ATGTATTGCAATCCTGGGCAGTCTGATCCCATTTCCAGGAAAGCATTACTGGGAGGTGGAAGTTGAGGAAGATACAGAGTACAGAGTTGGTGTGGCTTTTGAGAACACTCCAAGACATGGTCACCTGGGGGCAAACAACTCATCCTGGTGCATGAGGCACATCATCACACCCTCCAG GCACAAGTATGAATTCCTGCACAGTGGGATGACACCTGACATCAGAATTACTGTTCCCCCCAGAAGGATTGGCATCCTGCTGGACTATGAGAACTGCAGACTGTCATTTTTCAATGCAGATATTGCCCAGCACCTTCACACATTCAACTCACACTTCCAGCATTATGTCCACCCCTGCTTTGCACTGGAAACACCTGGTATCTTAAGGATACACACTGGAATTACAACACCCCTATGGACTGCCCTGCCATAA